The following nucleotide sequence is from Paenibacillus andongensis.
GGCATCTTCAAGCCCAGCTTATCAAGCCAATCCTTACGGACGTAATACGAGCGATACACCTTCTTCGTATACGGAACCGGAGCACGTTTGAAAACGTTTTGCACCTGGTACTGTGCGAGATCGGTTGGCGTAATCCAATATTTAAAGTAGTTCGGCATCGCTGCAGGGGTGACGAGATTGGTCATATCTCTTGCGATGCCGTCCTTGATGTACTTGACTGACTCCAGTCCGTCCATATAAAACAGATCCGGGATGTCGCCGGAAGCGATCATTGTATTGATTTTACTGAGATAGTCAGGCCCCGACGCCATATACAAAAGTTTCAAATCGACGTTGAATTTTTCTGCGATTGCTTTTTTAACGAAATCTTTGTCTGCTGCCGGCAATTGCGAACTGTTTGCCGCATTGACAAACCAAGTGAGCGCCAGCTTTTCTTTCTTCGCCGGGGCCGCAGGCGACTCTCCAGCTTTTACTGAAACGGAAGGAGAGGAATTCGTCCCTACGTCTGATTTACTGCTGCATGCTGCTGCGATAAGTGCCGTTGCTAATAGAAATGCCGTTATTGTCGCTGTCTTTTTCATACGCATATAGACCTCCTAATGCTTTTTTATGTATTTCCTTCGTATGCTGCTCAAGTCGGCAAGCCTATGAAGAATGACACGTCATCCTTTGATTGAACCAATCAGCATGCCTTTCATAAAATATTTTTGCAGAAACGGATAAAGGACAAGTACAGGTACGATTGCAATGACGACGACCGCCATTTTGACTGTCTCTGGAGGGAGTGATTGCAAATCCGATTGCGGCACCGACAGCTCTTGGCTGACGCTTGGCGTCATAATCATGTTGCGCAGTACGACTTGTAGCGGATACAGCTCGCGCTCATGCAAATACATGATGCCGGCGAAATAGGTATTCCAATGTCCGACTGCGAAAAAAAGCGTGAGTGTCGCGAGAATCGGCAGCGAGAGCGGCAGTACAATGCGCAGCAGCGTTGCCAAATCGCCGGCGCCGTCCACCTTCGCCGCCTCCTCTACCTCGTGCGGCAGTCCTTCGAAATACGTCTTCATGATCAGCAGATTGAAGGACGAAATCATGCCGGGAATGACTAGCGCCCACAAGGTATTCATCATTCCGAGCGCTTTGACGATCATATAGACGGGGATAAGTCCACCCGAGAACAACATCGTAAAGATGATAGCAAGCAGCATGGCGTTCCTGCCCGGCAAAAACTTTTTGGACAATGGGTAAGCAAGCGCCGTCGTGGCTATCAAATTGAGCATGGTTCCGGCTACGGTAATAAATAGGGTCACCTGCAGTGCATTTGGCACAACATTGCTGCCCAGCACAGTCCGGAACGCATCAAGTGTGAAGACACTGGGGAATAGTACGAATCCACCACTGCGCAGCACCTCGGTATAGGGTGTAACGGATACGATGAAAACATAGTAAAGCGGAAAGAGGGTCGCTAAACAGAACAAGCCTAGCCCTGCGTACAAAACGACATCGAATATCTTGTCGGGTGTTTTCTTTTTTAATACAATCGACATGTCAGCATCCTCCTGTCACCATATGCCCGATCCTCCGAATCGTTTGGCGAGCTTGTTTGCGCCGAGCACCAGGATGAGCCCGATCACTGACTTAAATACGCCCATTGCGGTTGGGACGCTGAAGTCCAGCTGCTCAATCCCTCGCCGGAATATCCAGGTATCGAGAATGTCGCCAACGTCATACACCCTTGCATTTAGAAAAATGTACACCTGATCGAAGCCCGCATCCAAAATATGTCCGATTCGCAAAATGATCATCAGCATGAACACATCGCGTATACCGGGCAGGGTAACATGCCACATTTGTTGCCCTCTGCCAGCCCCGTCCATAACAGCCGCCTCGTACAGCTCTGGATTGATCGATGATAAGGCTGCCAAATAAATGATCGCCCCGAAGCCCGTATTTTTCCAGATGTCCGTTATCAGCAGCATCGGCCGAAACGTATCGGAATTCGTCATGATGTCGATATTGCCCCAGCTCATATCACGAAACAGTGTCGTCACCAGACCTGATCCCGGCGCGAAGAATGAGAACACAAGGCCGTAGACGATAATCCACGATAAGAAGTGCGGACCATACGTAATGGTCTGAACGATCCGTTTGAACCAGTTGACCCGAACCTCATTCAACAGCAGTGCGAGGATAACGTCGGGGAACATATTGAATAATATCCGGTAAGTACTTAGCAATACTGTGTTTTTGAGCAGCAGAGGGAATTCTGGCGAGTTAAAAATTTTACGAAAGTTGTCCAGTCCTATCCAGTCGCTGGCCCAAAAGCCTTTCATCAGATTGTAGTCCTTGAAAGCAATAACCAAGCCTACCATCGGCGCATAATGAAACACTAGATAATAGAGCAGCCCCGGCGCTGTAAGTATATAAAGCCAGCGATACTTTGCGATCGTCCGCCAAAAACCGCGCTTTACGCCTTTAGGCGGTACGATAGTTTGTCCCGTTATGGTCAACTTGCTGGCTTGCATATAATTCCCCCTTCTCCAGTGCTCCGGTATTCTTATCCCCATAAGTGAAGCGCTTACAAACTCTCTCTATAAAATAGTATAGGAGTGAATCCGAACCGAAAATAGCACCACATTTCAATAAAATGTCCAAAAATTAAAGAACTGCGCACTTTTGTTTTAAGTTTGGCCGTAATAATGAGCCGCCCATCATGCAGGACGTGATTCGCAAATAAACCGAGGCTGCAGCCAAAAGAATTATTCGGATTTAAACACGAAACAGATATGAGCACTCCGGTGATCTTCGTGATTCATTCCGTGTGCCTCATCATAACGGTTTTAAGGCAAGTAGGTTACAGCTATTACCAATGTTGTATATACTGCAACAATTCATATGCCAAATGGCCATTTTGTTCGTTGAAGTTGCAGTACGTACAACATTTTAGACCCCAATTGTTGCAAAATGGCCTTATAATTTTTGTTGTACGTTATACAACATCTTGGGAGATAAGCGGGATTTAGGCAGAAATTGTTGCACTTTTTACAATATGTTGCTAAAAATCATAGACAGGGTGTAATCATCGCTTACCCCAACACCCCAAACATACAAAAAAGGACAACCCCTTAAAGGTTGTCTTTGTTCAATTCTAGGTTCTAAACTTTTCATTTATCTCTTGAAGTTCAATAGCCATCTTAGATAATGACTCTGATGACGCTGCGATTTCTTCCATCGATGCTAATTGCTCTTGTGCCGCTGCGGAAACATTCTGAGTAGCCGATGCGCTTTTCTCCACAACATTGAAAATGGTATCCATAGCCATAATCGTTTGCTCTGCACCGCTTGAAAGCTGCTGCGAAGACGCCGAAACGGATTGAATTTGTGCTTCTAATTCTACGACGGAATGCTGAATCTGGCGAAATAACTCTCCAGCCCTATTCATGATATCAATGCCTCCCGTCACTTCTGTGTATGTCTCATCCATGGATTTAACGGCTTGCTGCGACTCGGTTTGAATAATCTGAATCATATCGATGATTTGATGAGATGACTTAGCTGTCTGCTCCGATAATTTCTTCACCTCTTTGGCAACGACCTGGAATCCTCGGCCATGTTCTCCTGCTCGAGCTGCTTCAATCGATGCATTCAAAGATAACAGGTTCGTTTGAGACGATATTTCACTTATCAGAGATACAATCCCTTCAATTTGATTCGATTGTTTCATTAGATTTTGAATGACATGAGACAAGCTTTCGACAGTTCCTTTTATGGAGTTCATTTGAGCTACTGCCGTTTGGATGGTCACATTGCCTTCTTTGGATATATGAGTGGCTTGCGTTGCTTTATCCGAAACCGCTTGAGCGCTTGAAGCAATTTCTAAGACATCTTTGGACATTTCATCCACGATTCGCGCCCCTTGCTTGACGGTTCCAACCTGCTTCTCTGCACCTTCTGCCATTTGCTGAATATTTTCGGCGATGAAGTGGGTGGCATTCGAAGTTTGCTCCGAGCTTGCCGTAAGCTGCTCTGACGAAGCTGCTAACATGCTCGATTTCTCGCTTACCTCCATTAATACTAACTTCAACGAATCAATCATCTTGTTAAAAGTACGCCCAAGCTCTGAAATTTCATCTTTGGCCATCGTCTCTTTTACTCGCACGCACAGATTGCCTTCGCTAACTTGTTGCGAAACCGTAATTAAGCTTTTTACAGGAATGATGATCGAACGAATTATGAAATAAATCAATACAGCACCGATAATCATAGCGATCAGGACGATATACAAGGTATTTCTCAAAATCCCCGAAGCTTCTTTCATAATTTCCTGAAGAGAAATGGTCCCCGTTAACTTCCAGCCTGTTAAGCTGTTTGTTACGAATATCGATCTCATCGCTTCCCCATTTTGTTGGAACACGAAAGTGGACTCATCCGCTGCAAACATGGGTTGGGAGATATCAACCGGTACTGGAGTCCCTGCTTTCATAGTAGGGTGTACGAGATATGTTTTTGACTTGTCGACAATGGACATAAATCCGTTTTCTCCGATTTTAACCTTCAGCACTTCTTTTGCAAATTCGGTCATATTCAAATCGACCCCAATGACTTTGGAGCCATCCGCCGTCATTCTTGCAAGTGTAATAACAATTTCTCCATTTGTCGCATTGACGTATGGATCTGTAATGATCGTTTGGCCTTTGTTCTTCAGCGCATTTTCGTACCAGGGTCTTTTTCTAGGATCAAAACCTTCCGGTAGTGTCCCCTCCGGGTTTAGGATCATAACCCCATCCGATGTCCCAACATACGTTGATTCCAATTCGGGGTGAACGGCTTGAAACTTGGCGATTAAACTTTTGACTGTCGGTTCCGCACTACTAGTACTGCTCAGCTTATTCGGCAAACTATCAGCCAAAAAAGTGACATCCTTTTGGATCGGTTTGATGTATTCATCGATCAGCTTATTTAATGATTTAACATTTTGGGTCGTTTCCCCCATAATTTGTTGTTCTGCTTTATTTTTGGAGGTCTCATAGGAAAACCAACCTAGCGTTAAACAAGGAATGAACAAAATAGCGGCGAATGAAATAATCAGTTTGCTTTGCAATGACATGCGGAATGATCTCGCGGTTAGTTTCAATTGAATTCTCCTCTTGTTGCCTAAAATAGATGCATGAATTCAATCATATCTGGAACATGTTAAATGTCTTCTGGTTGAAATGTTTAATTACTATTAGATTCCCGTTAGGTATCTTAACAAGCAGTTCATAATTTGTAAGCTCACGTTTGAAGGGTACGGATCATTGGGGACTATAACTGTGTACCTTCTTTCCCGTAGAAAAACTGACTAAGGCAGCCGCTAACCCGAGCACAATTACGATGCTTGCCATCCATGGATGATAGTAGACAGTCGAAGTAGCGTTCGCCATCACTCCCCCCGCTCCAGCTCCTACCGCTAATCCCAAATGAATGATGGATGTGTTCAAACTGAGAACGAGATTGGATGACTGCGTCGCTTGTTGAATAAAATACGTTTGGATAGCTGGGCCGGTCACGAACATAGAGAATACCATAAGGGCGATTAACACTAAACTCATGATTAATGATCCGGACATAATAGGCAGTAGAGCAAGAGCTGCTGCATGAACAATAATACTCTGCGTAATGACGCGAGCCGCTCCCCATCGATCAACGCCATAACCACCTAAACGAGAACCGACGGCTCCGAAAATACCGAAAGCAAGCATAACGATACTTATGTTGGAAGCTTTCAAATGTAGGACGTCTTGTAAAAATGGCGTCAGATACGTAAATAAAATCGAATTACCCGACTCCCTAAAAAAGGTGAGAAACAAGCCGCTAACGATGACGAGACTTCCCAACACTTTAAATTGCTGCCTGAATGGAACCGGAGCGTCCCCCTCAATCTCTGGAAGAAGGCGGAAGATTACAAATGTAATTAACAGACTGAATAAGCCTAAAATAATGAAAATGGCTTGCCAACTCCACCAGTTCGTAATGGCAATTCCTATCGGAACCCCTAAGATCATAGCGCTGCTAAACCCAAGTACGATCGTGCCAATCGCACTTCCTAGTTTCTCCGCAGGCACTAATTTGGCAACCGCACCAAACACTACGACAAGATAAACGCCTGCGCTTACCCCAAGAATAATACGAGAAACCATTAGGACCGAAATCTCTGAACTCCCAAAAGAAGCCAAGCAGCCCAAGATAAATACAAACATTGAACCAAGCAGCACTTTCCTGCGCCCCATCCGGGAAGTAAGTGACACCACAATGGGAGTTCCAATCGCAAACGCAAGAGAATAGGCTGTGATTAGCTGCCCCGCAACAGCGATAGAAATGTTTAAGTCTTCAGCAATGACTTTAAGAATTCCGGCAACAACCAACTCGGAGGTCGCCGTTAGAAATACCCCTAGGGCAAGGATGTAGATAGACAGTCGATTCATTCGATTCATTCCTTTCTGCTATTCCGTGATCGTTTTATTGAAGTATAATAAAGTTACGATAATCATGTAAGAAGGCAAAGTATTTGGACATTATCCAAGTATTTTGACTAACTAACTATAAGTAAGAAGGTGAAGCCATATGGAACCTCTACAAAAAGAAGTACATGACTTCTCTAACATCTGTTCCGTATTGACAATACTTGGTGCCAAATGGGCATTCCTAGTGATCGCGGAGCTATCTAAAGGCCCGAAACGATTTAAACAGCTTCATCGAGATTTAGTGATCGTCAAGACACAATCCTTAACGGATGTGCTGAGGCATTTAGAGCAGAACGGGATTGTTCTACGTGAAGTAACTCCAACTGTACCCATCATGGTAGAATATTCATTGACGGAAAAAGGAATTGATTTTCAGACCGCTCTCAAAGAAATGGATAAATGGGCCAAGAGATGGGGAAGCAATAACCATTAACGCAAATTCGATACAATTGATGAGAAAGGTGTGATAGGTTGAACGTCCTTCTTTTCGGAGCTACGGGCATGGTCGGACAGAGCGTGCTGCGCGAATGCCTTCTCGATCCTCAAGTTCAAAGCGTACTAACAGTAGGTAGAAACACCACCGGTCAGAATCATCCCAAATTACACGA
It contains:
- a CDS encoding winged helix-turn-helix transcriptional regulator; translated protein: MEPLQKEVHDFSNICSVLTILGAKWAFLVIAELSKGPKRFKQLHRDLVIVKTQSLTDVLRHLEQNGIVLREVTPTVPIMVEYSLTEKGIDFQTALKEMDKWAKRWGSNNH
- a CDS encoding carbohydrate ABC transporter permease encodes the protein MSIVLKKKTPDKIFDVVLYAGLGLFCLATLFPLYYVFIVSVTPYTEVLRSGGFVLFPSVFTLDAFRTVLGSNVVPNALQVTLFITVAGTMLNLIATTALAYPLSKKFLPGRNAMLLAIIFTMLFSGGLIPVYMIVKALGMMNTLWALVIPGMISSFNLLIMKTYFEGLPHEVEEAAKVDGAGDLATLLRIVLPLSLPILATLTLFFAVGHWNTYFAGIMYLHERELYPLQVVLRNMIMTPSVSQELSVPQSDLQSLPPETVKMAVVVIAIVPVLVLYPFLQKYFMKGMLIGSIKG
- a CDS encoding MFS transporter is translated as MNRLSIYILALGVFLTATSELVVAGILKVIAEDLNISIAVAGQLITAYSLAFAIGTPIVVSLTSRMGRRKVLLGSMFVFILGCLASFGSSEISVLMVSRIILGVSAGVYLVVVFGAVAKLVPAEKLGSAIGTIVLGFSSAMILGVPIGIAITNWWSWQAIFIILGLFSLLITFVIFRLLPEIEGDAPVPFRQQFKVLGSLVIVSGLFLTFFRESGNSILFTYLTPFLQDVLHLKASNISIVMLAFGIFGAVGSRLGGYGVDRWGAARVITQSIIVHAAALALLPIMSGSLIMSLVLIALMVFSMFVTGPAIQTYFIQQATQSSNLVLSLNTSIIHLGLAVGAGAGGVMANATSTVYYHPWMASIVIVLGLAAALVSFSTGKKVHSYSPQ
- a CDS encoding ABC transporter permease yields the protein MQASKLTITGQTIVPPKGVKRGFWRTIAKYRWLYILTAPGLLYYLVFHYAPMVGLVIAFKDYNLMKGFWASDWIGLDNFRKIFNSPEFPLLLKNTVLLSTYRILFNMFPDVILALLLNEVRVNWFKRIVQTITYGPHFLSWIIVYGLVFSFFAPGSGLVTTLFRDMSWGNIDIMTNSDTFRPMLLITDIWKNTGFGAIIYLAALSSINPELYEAAVMDGAGRGQQMWHVTLPGIRDVFMLMIILRIGHILDAGFDQVYIFLNARVYDVGDILDTWIFRRGIEQLDFSVPTAMGVFKSVIGLILVLGANKLAKRFGGSGIW
- a CDS encoding methyl-accepting chemotaxis protein, whose product is MSLQSKLIISFAAILFIPCLTLGWFSYETSKNKAEQQIMGETTQNVKSLNKLIDEYIKPIQKDVTFLADSLPNKLSSTSSAEPTVKSLIAKFQAVHPELESTYVGTSDGVMILNPEGTLPEGFDPRKRPWYENALKNKGQTIITDPYVNATNGEIVITLARMTADGSKVIGVDLNMTEFAKEVLKVKIGENGFMSIVDKSKTYLVHPTMKAGTPVPVDISQPMFAADESTFVFQQNGEAMRSIFVTNSLTGWKLTGTISLQEIMKEASGILRNTLYIVLIAMIIGAVLIYFIIRSIIIPVKSLITVSQQVSEGNLCVRVKETMAKDEISELGRTFNKMIDSLKLVLMEVSEKSSMLAASSEQLTASSEQTSNATHFIAENIQQMAEGAEKQVGTVKQGARIVDEMSKDVLEIASSAQAVSDKATQATHISKEGNVTIQTAVAQMNSIKGTVESLSHVIQNLMKQSNQIEGIVSLISEISSQTNLLSLNASIEAARAGEHGRGFQVVAKEVKKLSEQTAKSSHQIIDMIQIIQTESQQAVKSMDETYTEVTGGIDIMNRAGELFRQIQHSVVELEAQIQSVSASSQQLSSGAEQTIMAMDTIFNVVEKSASATQNVSAAAQEQLASMEEIAASSESLSKMAIELQEINEKFRT